Part of the Labrenzia sp. PHM005 genome is shown below.
CGAGCGCTGCCATGGTTGGCCGGCGCACCGTTTCATCCGCTGACCCGTGAAACAGATAAATCCGGTCATCGGCAATATGTGCGATCGGATCAATTTCTTCTTCGTATTGCTGCATCACCGCCAGCGACTGCGCCGGCTCCGGCGGGCTCGGAGTGTTGTCCATGCACACGCCGACCGCTTTCACCACACGATAGTGGCGGATCATATTCCACCAGGACTGCACCACAGCACAGCCATAGGGACCGCCGGCCACAACCCCGGCCCCGGCAATGTTTCTGGAAAAGGCTGTTTGCAGCTGCACTGCCATGAAGGCCCCGCTGGAGAGCCCCGAAACGGTCGTCTCGGTGACATCCAGGGTCAACTTGGGCAATGGCTCGGCCGCCACAGACGTGCACATAGCCAATCCGAGCATCAAACAACCGGCTGAATTTGCAGAAACCCATCTTGAAAAGCGCATTGCAACCACCTCACAAAAACAATCAATGATTGAATTTATCAAGGCCACCAACTTCACGCAACGGCAACGCACAATTTCCTATCGCGACGCAATAGAAATGCCCCTCTCCCCTCACCGGCACGGTTTGCGAGGGGAGCTAGACGATCCAAATCATTACTGGATTGGAACCGGGCAAACCATCTGAGTGTGCTGCGAATTAATCCAGCAGTTCGGCGGAAGCGGTCCAGATGGGATCGGATAGTAGTAGTACACCGGCTGCTTGTTGGCATTGGCGATCGCCGCGCCTGTTGCCACACCAGCTGCATAGGCGGCACCCGGGTGATAATAGGGACCATAGGGCGGATATGGCGGGTAGTATGGGTGATAAGGATGATGCCAGGCCCGGCACTTCGGATCTTGTGGTGCGTGGTAACAATAAGGTCCGTAAGGCTCGAACCCGACCGCGCCCTGCTGAGGTGCTGCAGCCATATGCCGATGCCGCGGCTTTGGGCCGTGGTCAATGAACAAGGCAACTCCAGTTGCGCTTTCCGGCAACTCACCGCGCAGTACTTTTACGCCGTAAACGACCGTCGAGCCTTCGGTTGTTGCTGATGTCAGTTCGACCATTGCCGGTGGTTTATCAGTTCCGCTCAAGACACTCACCACCGCGTTGGGCGGAACTTGATTGAACGTGTTGCCGTCTTCCCAATAGACCGAAAAGTCGGCGTTCGAGATTTGACCGCCCACCCGGTAGGGCCGTTCACTGAAAAACAAAACACCGGTATTGGCGTCCTTTAAGGTGAGCGTTTTCCCGTCGAACGTCATCGATCCGGCCTGCTGGACATAATCATAGGCCGGCGGCGGGGCCGGATCGCCTCCGGTTGCCGTCTGAGCCGACGCAATCCCGCAGGTAAAACAGATGGCCAAGACGGCCGGTAGTGCAGACGAGACTTTCATGAACCCCTCCTCCCAGTTTCAAAATGACTCCGATGCCGGTCGTGCGAGATTGGCATGTGCAACCAGCAAGCCCTGTGACGTGGAACACATTTTCAGGCAAATGCATCGGAAAGACGGCACCAGGATGAAGCTTTTGTTAGGTAAGCATCCGCAGATCAGCTGGCTGTTCTGCAAACAGACTTGGCAATTTCCGGCGAACACGCAAGACTACGGTCCTATCGACAGCCACCGGAAATGCGATCATGATCCTTCGCAGCCTTTGCATCACAGCCCTGATTCTGCTGCCAGCCACTGCGCACAGCGGTGATTTAACCGTCAACGCAGGGGACGTGATTTCTGCGGTCAGTGGATATCAGAATGGCGACTATTACCGGGCTGTGCTGGTCAACAACGACGGCGATGCGGATCTTTATCTTTTCAGCCGGGACATCAATGAAATTCACCTGGAGGCCACAGCACCCGGCATTGCCGTCACCGGGATTGGCGGATCAGATGCCGCGCTCACCACCACGGACAAAGGCGCCCTCAAGGTCCAATCAGAAAACATCGCCATCGGCCGGCACCGCTGGCAGCAAACACTGACGATCTTTCATCGCAATGGCCGGTTTGTGGTCGCCGGCTACACTTATTCCTTCTATGACACGCTGGCGGTGGACGCCAATGGGGAGGTCCTGACCGGCGAATGCGACGTTAACCTACTGACCGGAAAAGGTTTCTTGGACGGCAAGGCAATCCGCACCAACCTGAAAGCGCTGCCCGTTTCTGAGTGGTCCATGGACACCAGTCCGCCGGAATGCTCCTGGGAATAAAAAAGGGAGACTTCTTACACTGAAAGTTATCTCAGGCGCCAAAAATCACGCTGAAAGTATGCACAATGAAAATCTGAACCAGGATCACATTTTCAGGCTATCTCTATTAATTCTTTCAAATAGTCATAGGCTCAGCTTTCAATCCAATACATTTTTAAGAACCAGAATAGACCATCTGAAATATCTCCCAATATTTGGAGGACTATCGGATGAAACAGCATCTTATTCTCGCAAGCCTTGTTCTTTCTCTTGTTCCTGCCTCTGCCTCTTCTCAAGACGTCCTGCTGGTTCAGGACGAGGCCTACCCACCGTTCATGGATAAACAGGATGGCAAACCGGCCGGGATCCTGGCAGATATCATCCAGGCAGCAGCAACCAGGATGGCAAATCAAGGCGCCTTCAAACTGGATACGGTTCCCTGGTCCCGCGCCGTAAAGCTTGTGGAGGGCGACAGGGCCCATGGATTGGTTGGAACATACTACAAGCCCGAGGCGCGTCCTTGGATCGGAACCTACTCAGAACCATTGATGACAGAAGAAGTTGGCATCTATTGCAAGCCTGGGGTCGCAAACGCCAGCTGGGCCTATCCAGATGACTATAAAGGCCTCACATTCGGCAACAACACAGGTTTCCAATCGCCCGGCGCAGCGTTTTTTGCCCTCGTCGACGCCGGAGACATCAAACTCGAAGAAGCCCAAACCACAGCGCAAAACCTGAAGAAACTATCGTCCGGTCGGATCGATTGTTATGTGCAAGAGCGGTTGACGACGGAAATCGCGATTAACAAACACAAACTCGATAACATTGAGTTCGTGGCGAATGCGAGTGAAGAGAAATCCTTTATCGGTTTCCGGAAGTCCTGGAATGGACCAGAGGCTGACGCCTTTATTGAGGCGATGGATGCAGCCATTGTGTCCCTCAGGGAAGATGGGACCATAGACAAGATCATTGCCAGCCACGTCGGCAGTTAGGTCAGACAATAGATGTAAGTCCCTTGAGCGTGCCTTGGGGGACTTTCCATTAGTCTAGAGACCCGAGGCAGCCTTTTTCATTTCGTGGACCGAAAGAGGCTCGATTTTGGGGCTAAAATTCCCGAATCGACTTTAATGTTCCCCCAAAAACAATAATTTCTTCGTTGCTGATTTTCATACACCGCTAGCTAAACATCTTGTTCTCGTACCCTTGCAATCGTTCCTTAAGTTTTTAAAACGACCATCTTTTGATCTCGGCACATGGACGAGGATAACTCGTGCGACAAGTATTGCTTGCAGCCAGTCTTCTACTCACTTCATCTTCGGTGTTTGCTGAAGTCCGCTTCGTGCTGGACGAGGCCTATCCACCCTACATGACGAAATCGGACGGCGAACCTGCCGGCATACTCACAGACATTGTTCGTGCAGCAGCGGCACGCATGGATACAAACGACCATCTGCGACTTGACGCGCTGCCCTGGCCAAGAGCGGTTAAACTGACGGAAGTCGGCAGGGCACAGGGTCTTGTCGGAGCATATTACCAGCCCGAAGCACGCCCATGGATTCAAGCCTACTCCGAACCCTTGCTGATAGAGCAGGTCGGCATCTACTGCAGAAAAGGTGTTGCGAGCCCGGACTGGTCGTACCCAACTGATTACAAGGGACTGATTTTCGGAAACAATTCCAGCTTTGAAACACCGGGCCATCAGTTTTTTACAATGGTGGACGCTGGCGACATTACGCTGGAAGAGGCGCTGACAACCGAGCAAAACTTGATGAAGGTCGATCTTGGCCGCGTTGACTGTTACGTGCAGGAACGTTTGGTTGCCGAAAAGGTCATTAGAGACAGCCAACTGGACAACGTAGACTTCATCAGCATCGCCAGCGAAGAAAGGTCAATGGTTGCCTATCCAAAAGCCTGGGAAGGCCCCGGCGCGAAGGCTTTCATAAAAGCCTTTGATGCTGCCATCGTTGAGATGAAACAAGACGGCACGATCGAAAAGATCATAGCCGGGCACACCGCCAACTGACCGAAAAACGAATATTTTTGCAACAAAAACCCGGAATGTGTTTCCGGGTTTTATGAGTGTATGCAGCCACTGCATTACCACGTCAGCGGCTTATACTTGATGCGGCGCGGGTCGGCGGCGGTGGACACCTATGGCGAGGCCCCAACCGCCGAATGTGACGCTAACCTTTTGACCGGAAAAGCTTCTTGAACGGCAAAACAATCCGGAGCAACCTGGAAGCGCTGCCCGTTTCTGAGTGGTCTATGGACACCAGCCCGGCGGAGTGCGCATGGGAGTGATCAGTTAGAACACGTTGCAATTCAATGGTTTCATGTGACCGAGGCACATGACGCCAACTCCTCCCGGGTCTGAGATATCTGTCAAGCCACGGCGATCATCTTGCGTGGATCATAAAACGGCTTTTCGACAATGACGGCGCGTTCCGGCCCCTCTGGAATGTCGATCTGAAGCTCCGCTCCAAGACGGTCACAATCGGCAGAAATCATCGCTAGAGCAATATTCTGTTGCAACCGCGGCGAATACACCGCCGATGTTACTTTTCCAATCGCCTCCCCATCTTTGCGAACCGCCCAGAAGGTGGTGTTCGGACCACGCAACGGGGCGCCGCCAATGACAAGGCCAACCTGTTTGCGGGCAACACCGGCATCGCGGATCCGCTGAAGTGCGGCTTTGCCGATGAAATCAGCATCCATCGACAGGTCCACCAGGCGATCCAGACCTAATTCAAACGGATTTGTCTGAAGGTCCGCATCGGCATGATACGACAGCATGGCGCCCTCGATGCGGCGGATCGACGATGTGTGGCCCGGCTTGAGGCCCAGCGGCGCACCCGCTGCCATGATTTTTTCCCACAGCTCGCCGCCGCGGCTGCCATCGCGCAGAAATAGCTCATAACCTAGTTCGCTGGACCAGCCCGTGCGGGACACGATCAACGGAATTCCGTCCAACTCGACCTCGCGATGCCAATAGTAGCGCAGGTCCATGATCTCTTGACCAAACAGAGCCTGCATGATCGTCCCGGATTTTGGGCCTTGAAGCTGCAGCGGCGCAACGTCCGGCTCGGAGATCGAGACATCCAATCCCGAATTCAACGCAACGCCTTGCGCCCACAACAGGACATCGCTGTCGGAAATGGAGATCCAGAAGTGGTTCTCGCCAAGCCGAAGGAGGATGGGATCATTGATGATCCCGCCGTCGGCATTGGTGATCAGGATGTATTTGCACTGGCCAACCGCCATGCTGGACAGGTTGCGCGGTGTCAGTTTCTGGACAAAAGCCGCCGCATCCGGACCGGTGATCTCCACCTGCCGTTCGACAGCCACATCACACAGGATGGCATCCTTGACGAGATTCCAGAAGTTTTGTTCAGGGTCGCCAAAGTCGCGCGGAATATACATGTGATTGTAGACGGAGAACGCCTTAGCGCCCCAACGCACCGTCGCCTCGAAATAGGGCGACTTTCTGATCTGCGTTCCGAATCCGAATTCAGCGGCTGCGCTCACGTGTTCCTCCCACGCTTGATAGGATGTTGTTTGACCTTCGGCAGATCGTTGCCGGCAGCTCTCTTCCGGCAAAATTGGACGTCAAACATCAGGCCTGCTTGACGCAAAGTAATAAATACAGCTGCGAGCTAAAAGCCAAAGAGGGTCACCCCCTGTCACAAGTGCGACATCGGAAAACCTATATACATGTTTCGGTTCAGGACGCGGTTAAGCTCAAAAAAAGGCGACCCAATGGACCGCCTTTTAGGTTCATATCGAAATCAATTTACCACTCATTCGTCGTT
Proteins encoded:
- a CDS encoding glycine cleavage T C-terminal barrel domain-containing protein encodes the protein MSAAAEFGFGTQIRKSPYFEATVRWGAKAFSVYNHMYIPRDFGDPEQNFWNLVKDAILCDVAVERQVEITGPDAAAFVQKLTPRNLSSMAVGQCKYILITNADGGIINDPILLRLGENHFWISISDSDVLLWAQGVALNSGLDVSISEPDVAPLQLQGPKSGTIMQALFGQEIMDLRYYWHREVELDGIPLIVSRTGWSSELGYELFLRDGSRGGELWEKIMAAGAPLGLKPGHTSSIRRIEGAMLSYHADADLQTNPFELGLDRLVDLSMDADFIGKAALQRIRDAGVARKQVGLVIGGAPLRGPNTTFWAVRKDGEAIGKVTSAVYSPRLQQNIALAMISADCDRLGAELQIDIPEGPERAVIVEKPFYDPRKMIAVA
- a CDS encoding ABC transporter substrate-binding protein produces the protein MKQHLILASLVLSLVPASASSQDVLLVQDEAYPPFMDKQDGKPAGILADIIQAAATRMANQGAFKLDTVPWSRAVKLVEGDRAHGLVGTYYKPEARPWIGTYSEPLMTEEVGIYCKPGVANASWAYPDDYKGLTFGNNTGFQSPGAAFFALVDAGDIKLEEAQTTAQNLKKLSSGRIDCYVQERLTTEIAINKHKLDNIEFVANASEEKSFIGFRKSWNGPEADAFIEAMDAAIVSLREDGTIDKIIASHVGS
- a CDS encoding ABC transporter substrate-binding protein, which encodes MRQVLLAASLLLTSSSVFAEVRFVLDEAYPPYMTKSDGEPAGILTDIVRAAAARMDTNDHLRLDALPWPRAVKLTEVGRAQGLVGAYYQPEARPWIQAYSEPLLIEQVGIYCRKGVASPDWSYPTDYKGLIFGNNSSFETPGHQFFTMVDAGDITLEEALTTEQNLMKVDLGRVDCYVQERLVAEKVIRDSQLDNVDFISIASEERSMVAYPKAWEGPGAKAFIKAFDAAIVEMKQDGTIEKIIAGHTAN